In the genome of Flexistipes sinusarabici DSM 4947, one region contains:
- a CDS encoding two-component system sensor histidine kinase NtrB, with the protein MNDINNDLFDHFDLLGMPLIAIEHNKIAQYNSSAENLFPKFIKSDIHDISYFLSSKLAGTEKLIHINQEKFFIKSTEHENTVYVILFPMDEIFAEYSSFFDISSFLHEIKNPLTVINGTVQLLKNKSKDSYTLKCTEIIDNECSRLENFVDEFGFILDINLNYREFYILEFFEEMLASLKVLFKNVSFSTEISTDLKKMNGDRDKLYRAFYNIIKNACEANPDGNIKIFYTIDTTIKYRDSNKKRLSSMAKFTIIDEAGGIPENIRNKIFTPFFTTKSKGRGLGLIIAREIIEKHKGRLSFDSQNNIGTVFTVLLPI; encoded by the coding sequence ATGAATGATATAAATAATGACCTGTTTGACCATTTTGATCTTTTGGGAATGCCTCTGATTGCAATTGAGCATAATAAAATTGCCCAATATAACAGCAGCGCTGAAAACCTTTTCCCTAAATTCATCAAGTCAGATATTCATGATATTTCCTATTTTCTCAGCAGTAAATTGGCGGGAACTGAAAAACTTATCCACATAAATCAGGAAAAATTTTTCATTAAGTCCACTGAGCATGAAAACACGGTTTATGTCATTTTGTTTCCAATGGATGAAATTTTTGCTGAATACAGCAGTTTTTTTGATATAAGCTCTTTTTTGCATGAAATAAAAAACCCTTTGACTGTGATAAATGGAACGGTTCAGCTTCTGAAAAATAAAAGTAAAGATAGTTACACGCTTAAATGTACTGAGATAATAGATAACGAATGCAGCCGGCTGGAAAATTTTGTGGATGAATTCGGTTTCATTCTGGATATAAATCTTAACTACAGGGAATTTTATATTTTGGAATTTTTTGAAGAAATGCTCGCCTCGCTCAAGGTTTTATTTAAAAATGTCAGTTTTTCTACAGAGATTTCAACCGATTTAAAAAAAATGAACGGCGACAGGGACAAGTTGTACAGGGCATTTTATAATATTATAAAAAATGCCTGTGAGGCAAATCCGGACGGCAATATTAAAATATTTTATACGATAGACACCACAATCAAATACAGAGATTCAAATAAAAAACGATTGTCATCGATGGCAAAATTTACTATTATCGATGAAGCTGGAGGGATTCCTGAAAATATCCGTAACAAAATTTTTACTCCATTTTTTACGACAAAAAGCAAGGGAAGGGGATTGGGACTTATTATAGCCAGGGAAATTATTGAAAAGCACAAAGGCAGATTGAGTTTTGATTCCCAAAATAATATAGGAACAGTTTTTACAGTGTTATTGCCGATATGA
- the mobA gene encoding molybdenum cofactor guanylyltransferase, producing the protein MEAGCKFSVAILAGGQSRRFGQDKTLAAINGRSLTSILADGLSGLSDDTMVICKNPGKFSDLNNVRLLADVYDKQCPLVGIITALLNSKYEKVFVVSADTPFVQRKLVEYMSLKDGDAVLPKTNNKIHTLTGFYSKCLLTNLKKQYFKGNYRIIDMMDEIDVSYVDEEECRQLDENMLSFININTKKDYKDAVEILKKIGYTL; encoded by the coding sequence ATGGAAGCAGGATGTAAATTCTCTGTTGCAATACTTGCCGGCGGTCAGAGCAGACGTTTTGGACAGGATAAAACCCTGGCGGCTATAAACGGCAGAAGTCTGACTTCAATTCTAGCTGACGGCCTTTCAGGTTTATCTGATGATACAATGGTTATATGCAAAAATCCAGGCAAATTCAGCGATTTAAACAATGTAAGATTACTTGCTGATGTTTATGACAAACAGTGTCCGTTGGTTGGGATTATTACTGCATTATTAAATTCCAAATACGAAAAGGTTTTTGTTGTCTCGGCTGATACTCCTTTTGTTCAAAGGAAGCTTGTGGAATATATGTCCTTAAAAGACGGGGATGCCGTTCTTCCGAAAACTAATAATAAGATACATACATTGACGGGGTTTTACAGTAAATGCCTATTGACTAATTTGAAAAAGCAATATTTTAAAGGTAATTACCGCATTATTGATATGATGGATGAGATTGACGTCAGTTACGTTGATGAAGAAGAGTGCAGACAGCTTGATGAGAATATGCTGAGTTTTATCAATATAAATACAAAGAAGGATTACAAAGATGCAGTGGAAATTCTCAAAAAGATTGGTTACACGCTGTAA
- a CDS encoding penicillin-binding protein 1A: MKKILLYTGILLVVLTLSVTIGLGAYFFKLNSELPSIKQLKDFKYKQPTILYGQDNKTIAELGSKRRYPVSLEKIPDKLEKALIAVEDSRFYEHDGIDLKGIVRAFFVNLKAGRIVEGGSTLTQQLVKVIYLTPERKLKRKVKEAILAYKIDNYLTKDKILELYLNQVYFGRGAYGVEAAARFYFGKHVSDLTLAECAMIAGLPKAPGYYAPHINPDEAKERRNHVLYRMYEEGFITEDEYNQASQTEINIIDEAPNMRRTASYFVDYVISNLEKELNINDLESRGFKVYTTLNMKFQKLAEKAVKKNLADVTNRQGYFGPIGNESDNDIDKKLEDISYITEEKNYIIAKVSEVGRYKAEIKIDNKTASIFLRDSRWAHPYKGDSNRLGDLRTIIKEGDYILVKNTGTDDEPYYELTQEPQVEGSFMVINPKTGAILTMVGGYDYGKSMFNRAVDARRQVGSLFKPVVYSAAMENGYNPMSLVFDAPIIKTMENKNEFWRPENFEKEFYGFTTLKKALTKSRNVVTIKLADQIGVSTIKNYAEKFGITSDLANNLSISIGSGAISLKEMVYAYSVFPNMGERMKPFYVTKVVNRSGEIIYEQKPVVAERTLKPETAQIMTDMLINVIENGTGRRASHIHRVMGGKTGTTDDYIDAWFVGFTPNLTIGSWTGFDDYKTIGNLETGARAALPAWIDFTEDAVKYRDYEVMPSTDNVYYYKVDKETHKITDSYSEQYSFEPFYKNPEEQKVVK, encoded by the coding sequence ATGAAAAAAATTCTTTTATATACCGGCATACTGCTTGTCGTCTTGACTTTATCGGTAACCATAGGGCTTGGTGCTTATTTCTTTAAGCTGAACAGCGAACTGCCATCCATCAAACAACTGAAAGATTTCAAATATAAACAGCCCACCATTTTATATGGTCAGGACAATAAAACCATTGCAGAGCTTGGCAGCAAAAGAAGATATCCGGTTAGTCTTGAGAAAATTCCTGATAAACTTGAAAAGGCTTTGATTGCAGTTGAAGACAGCCGTTTTTATGAGCACGACGGGATAGATTTAAAGGGAATTGTCAGGGCGTTTTTTGTAAATCTTAAAGCAGGACGCATTGTGGAGGGAGGAAGTACATTAACTCAGCAGCTTGTTAAAGTTATATACTTAACTCCGGAAAGAAAACTTAAGCGGAAGGTAAAAGAGGCTATTCTGGCCTACAAAATAGATAATTATTTAACCAAAGACAAAATTCTGGAGCTGTATCTGAATCAGGTATATTTCGGCAGAGGCGCATATGGAGTGGAAGCTGCAGCACGTTTTTATTTCGGCAAACATGTGTCCGATCTTACCTTAGCAGAATGTGCAATGATAGCAGGACTTCCGAAGGCTCCCGGATACTACGCTCCGCATATTAATCCGGATGAAGCCAAAGAAAGAAGAAATCATGTGTTATACAGGATGTACGAAGAGGGCTTTATAACCGAAGATGAATACAACCAGGCCTCACAAACAGAAATAAATATTATTGATGAAGCTCCCAACATGAGAAGAACAGCCAGTTACTTTGTGGACTATGTGATAAGCAACCTTGAAAAAGAGTTAAATATAAATGACTTGGAAAGCAGAGGCTTCAAGGTTTATACTACTTTGAATATGAAATTTCAAAAATTAGCTGAAAAGGCTGTGAAAAAGAATTTGGCCGACGTGACAAACAGACAAGGGTATTTCGGCCCTATAGGAAATGAAAGCGACAATGATATTGATAAAAAACTCGAAGATATCTCATATATAACAGAAGAAAAGAACTACATTATTGCCAAAGTGTCCGAAGTGGGCAGATATAAGGCTGAAATAAAAATTGATAACAAAACAGCAAGCATTTTTCTGAGAGACAGCAGATGGGCCCACCCCTATAAAGGGGACAGCAACAGGCTGGGTGACTTGAGAACAATTATAAAAGAGGGAGATTACATCCTGGTAAAAAACACAGGTACTGATGATGAGCCTTATTATGAACTTACCCAGGAACCTCAGGTTGAAGGCTCCTTTATGGTAATAAACCCTAAAACAGGTGCAATTCTGACTATGGTAGGCGGTTATGATTACGGAAAATCCATGTTCAACAGGGCGGTGGATGCAAGGAGACAGGTGGGAAGCCTATTCAAACCCGTGGTCTATTCCGCAGCGATGGAGAATGGGTATAACCCTATGTCTCTGGTATTTGACGCACCTATTATAAAAACCATGGAAAATAAGAACGAATTCTGGCGGCCTGAGAATTTTGAAAAGGAATTTTATGGTTTTACAACTTTGAAGAAGGCACTTACCAAGTCCAGAAACGTTGTTACAATTAAACTGGCTGATCAGATCGGTGTTTCCACAATAAAAAATTATGCTGAAAAATTTGGAATAACCTCAGATCTTGCAAACAATCTTTCGATAAGCATTGGTTCAGGTGCAATTTCGCTGAAAGAGATGGTTTATGCTTATTCGGTCTTTCCCAATATGGGAGAAAGAATGAAACCTTTTTATGTAACCAAAGTGGTTAACAGAAGCGGCGAGATAATCTATGAACAAAAGCCGGTAGTTGCAGAAAGGACATTGAAACCTGAGACTGCCCAGATTATGACGGATATGCTAATAAATGTCATAGAAAACGGAACCGGACGCAGGGCCAGTCATATTCACCGTGTAATGGGAGGTAAAACAGGTACGACAGATGACTACATCGATGCATGGTTTGTCGGATTTACCCCTAATTTAACTATCGGCAGCTGGACGGGATTTGATGATTATAAAACTATCGGCAATCTGGAAACCGGTGCGAGAGCTGCACTGCCGGCATGGATTGATTTTACCGAAGATGCCGTTAAATACAGGGATTATGAAGTAATGCCTTCAACGGATAACGTTTATTATTATAAAGTGGACAAAGAAACCCACAAGATTACGGACAGTTACTCCGAGCAGTATTCCTTTGAACCGTTTTACAAGAACCCGGAAGAGCAAAAAGTTGTTAAATAA
- the uvrB gene encoding excinuclease ABC subunit UvrB, which translates to MTFDLVSDYQPTGDQPEAISQLVQNYRNGKKREVLLGVTGSGKTFTMANVIQQLEVPTLIIAHNKTLAAQLYGEFKRFFPDNAVEYFVSYYDYYQPEAYVPQSDTYIEKDSSINDNIDKMRHSATRSLLERRDVIIVASVSCIYGLGSPEAYYGMLVTLETGDDRSMEEVLQKLVDIQYDRNDYDFHRGVFRVKGDTIEVFPSHEDSLAYRIEFFGDEVERLSEFDPITGKTIKERPKIAVYPNTHYVTSAVSVDKIIKQIKSDLLERTAILEKENKLVEAQRLTQRTMYDIEMIEETGYCNGIENYSRYFDGRNPGDTPPTLLSYLPEDSLVIVDESHITIPQVRGMFKGDRSRKSTLVEFGFRLPSALDNRPLRFDEFNKRLDKVLYVSATPADFEITDSGNTVVEQIIRPTGLMDPAIEVRPAKNQVDNLFSEINSIVEKGERILVTTLTKRMAEDLTRYYKEMGLRVEYLHSEIDTLERIKIIRELRLGKFDVLVGINLLREGLDIPEVSLVAILDADKEGFLRSDRSLIQTIGRAARNVNGKAIFYADKMTKSMKFAIDETNRRRKKQQLYNEKHGITPETIKSEITNILDSIYEKDYVTVEIEDDAVERLLTGDRKKDIEVMEKEMYKASEELDYEKAAKIRDMLFEYKAKK; encoded by the coding sequence ATGACTTTTGATTTGGTATCGGATTACCAGCCCACCGGTGATCAGCCGGAGGCAATCTCGCAGCTTGTCCAAAATTATCGTAATGGGAAAAAAAGAGAAGTGCTTTTGGGTGTTACAGGCTCCGGCAAAACATTCACCATGGCAAACGTTATACAACAGCTTGAAGTTCCGACACTGATTATTGCTCACAATAAAACACTGGCTGCCCAGCTTTATGGAGAATTCAAAAGATTTTTCCCTGATAATGCAGTGGAATATTTTGTAAGTTATTATGATTATTACCAGCCGGAGGCTTATGTCCCCCAGTCTGATACATACATAGAAAAGGATTCTTCCATTAATGACAACATAGATAAAATGCGCCATTCAGCCACAAGAAGTTTACTCGAGCGCAGAGATGTTATAATTGTTGCAAGCGTATCATGTATTTATGGATTAGGTTCTCCGGAAGCCTATTACGGAATGCTGGTCACCCTTGAAACCGGTGATGACCGGAGTATGGAAGAGGTGTTGCAGAAACTGGTGGATATACAATATGACAGGAATGATTATGATTTTCACAGAGGTGTATTTCGCGTTAAAGGTGACACTATTGAAGTTTTTCCGTCGCATGAGGACAGTTTAGCTTACAGGATAGAATTTTTCGGTGATGAGGTGGAAAGGCTTTCTGAATTTGATCCTATAACCGGAAAAACAATAAAGGAAAGACCGAAAATTGCCGTTTATCCCAATACACACTACGTGACATCTGCTGTAAGTGTGGATAAAATTATAAAGCAAATCAAGTCTGATCTTTTGGAGCGGACAGCTATCCTCGAAAAGGAAAACAAACTTGTTGAAGCCCAGAGGCTTACTCAGAGAACAATGTACGACATAGAGATGATTGAGGAAACGGGGTACTGCAACGGTATCGAAAATTATTCGAGATACTTCGACGGGCGCAATCCTGGAGATACTCCGCCGACACTGCTTAGTTATCTGCCCGAGGATTCACTTGTGATTGTAGACGAGTCACATATTACGATTCCTCAGGTCAGGGGGATGTTCAAGGGTGACAGATCCAGGAAGTCAACACTTGTGGAATTTGGTTTCAGACTGCCTTCAGCTCTTGACAACAGGCCGCTTAGATTTGATGAGTTTAATAAAAGGCTGGATAAGGTTTTATATGTCAGTGCAACACCCGCTGACTTTGAAATTACTGATTCCGGCAATACTGTTGTTGAACAAATCATCAGACCCACCGGACTTATGGACCCGGCAATCGAAGTCAGGCCGGCAAAAAACCAGGTGGACAACTTATTCAGCGAGATTAACAGTATTGTTGAAAAAGGCGAAAGAATTCTTGTGACAACTCTTACAAAACGAATGGCTGAAGATTTGACAAGATATTATAAAGAAATGGGTTTAAGGGTTGAGTATTTGCATTCGGAAATTGATACTCTGGAGCGGATAAAGATAATCAGAGAGCTGAGGCTTGGAAAGTTTGATGTGCTGGTGGGGATAAATTTGCTGAGGGAAGGGCTTGATATTCCTGAAGTAAGCCTTGTTGCGATACTTGATGCTGACAAAGAAGGTTTCCTGCGTTCTGACAGATCCCTTATACAGACAATAGGCCGCGCAGCACGTAATGTAAACGGCAAAGCTATCTTTTATGCAGATAAAATGACGAAATCTATGAAATTCGCTATTGATGAAACAAACAGAAGAAGAAAAAAACAGCAGTTATACAACGAAAAACACGGAATAACACCGGAAACGATAAAAAGTGAGATAACAAATATTCTGGACAGTATTTATGAGAAAGACTACGTAACAGTTGAGATTGAAGATGACGCCGTTGAGAGACTGCTGACCGGTGACAGGAAAAAAGACATTGAAGTTATGGAAAAAGAAATGTATAAAGCCTCAGAGGAACTTGACTATGAAAAAGCAGCGAAAATCAGAGATATGCTTTTTGAATATAAGGCAAAAAAATAA
- a CDS encoding indolepyruvate oxidoreductase subunit beta has protein sequence MKFDILMVGVGGQGTVLASDIVCDVALSAGYDVKKSEIHGMAQRGGSVVSHVRIGEKIASPVIPVGSVDILVSFERMEFLRYLEYINKNTSLVLNTGMIHPPGTAGGEEEYPEDYVEDNIKKFNNSYMIDAFELAEQALNRKVTSTVVLGKLATLLPFRKKAWEEVISDKVPPKTVEYNLKAFDLGFNA, from the coding sequence ATGAAATTTGATATATTAATGGTTGGTGTCGGTGGTCAGGGAACAGTTTTAGCCAGCGATATCGTTTGTGATGTGGCTTTATCTGCAGGCTATGATGTAAAAAAAAGTGAAATACACGGAATGGCACAGAGGGGTGGGAGTGTTGTAAGCCATGTTAGAATTGGTGAAAAAATAGCTTCTCCTGTTATTCCGGTGGGCAGTGTGGATATACTGGTATCTTTTGAAAGAATGGAATTTCTGAGATATCTCGAATATATAAATAAAAACACCAGTTTGGTACTAAACACCGGTATGATTCATCCGCCTGGTACTGCAGGCGGAGAGGAAGAATACCCGGAAGATTATGTGGAAGATAATATAAAGAAATTTAACAACAGTTATATGATAGATGCCTTTGAACTGGCTGAGCAGGCACTTAACAGAAAAGTGACAAGTACTGTGGTTCTGGGGAAACTGGCAACCCTGCTCCCCTTTAGAAAAAAAGCTTGGGAGGAGGTTATCAGTGATAAAGTTCCTCCAAAAACCGTTGAGTACAACTTAAAGGCTTTCGATCTGGGGTTTAATGCCTGA
- a CDS encoding PHP domain-containing protein yields the protein MIIDLHIHSNHSSDGEYAPEEILQYVKRKNIKYFAIADHNTVSGYCKLKNYNQGISTVMIPASEFSTFFGEHEVHVLAYGIHYEDQALISVFETINKNKLKQAHARVKALRNLGFKINFDDLMEHAVGNVPSGVTFLNTLLKNEDNKTLLSEYIEGEKSYSPYTSFYFDFFAKGGLAHVHVPLIDIGEFFDKMNGRAVFSMAHPILNPGNIMPDLFDFPFDAVEVFSSYHNSEEVRLFRSVADENKCFYTAGSDYHGPNVKPNIFMGVDCSLNPAIMEKLLEAIDRRNLYLYNL from the coding sequence ATGATAATTGATCTGCACATCCATTCTAACCATTCTTCCGACGGTGAATATGCGCCTGAAGAAATACTTCAATATGTCAAACGGAAAAATATAAAATATTTTGCAATAGCAGACCATAATACCGTCAGCGGATACTGTAAGCTAAAAAATTACAACCAGGGTATTAGTACAGTCATGATACCTGCGTCTGAATTTTCAACCTTTTTTGGTGAGCATGAGGTGCATGTTTTAGCTTATGGAATACACTACGAAGATCAGGCGCTTATAAGCGTATTTGAAACTATTAATAAAAACAAACTGAAACAGGCTCATGCAAGGGTAAAAGCACTTAGGAATCTGGGGTTTAAGATAAATTTTGATGATTTGATGGAGCATGCTGTTGGCAATGTCCCTTCCGGAGTAACATTTCTCAATACGCTGCTGAAAAATGAAGATAATAAAACTTTGCTTTCAGAATATATTGAAGGGGAAAAATCATATTCGCCCTATACAAGTTTCTATTTTGATTTTTTCGCAAAAGGTGGTTTAGCTCACGTTCACGTGCCCCTGATTGATATCGGTGAATTTTTTGACAAAATGAACGGCAGGGCTGTTTTTTCAATGGCACATCCAATACTTAATCCCGGCAATATAATGCCCGATTTGTTTGATTTTCCTTTTGACGCTGTTGAGGTGTTTTCCAGTTATCACAATTCCGAGGAAGTAAGACTCTTTCGTTCAGTTGCTGATGAAAATAAATGTTTTTATACCGCAGGCAGTGATTATCACGGTCCCAATGTTAAACCCAATATTTTTATGGGGGTGGACTGCAGTTTAAATCCGGCTATAATGGAAAAATTACTCGAAGCAATAGACCGGAGGAATCTTTATCTCTATAATCTATAA
- the fdhD gene encoding formate dehydrogenase accessory sulfurtransferase FdhD yields the protein MQWKFSKRLVTRCKTIRYDGTFAEEESLIIKEIRHNIHVNGEFFASVMLIPEQQKEFTYGFLFTSGIINSSDDVVNYRMCENYNIYVYLKDPRPLAGNSTWTITSGCGGGKVLDKTYDDIKTIDSAFKISAADILNHFKVMEKESDLHSATRCVHKAYFAGSDGDCFASDDIGRHNTIDKVIGGIVLKGLSSDGILISTGRLTSEMILKCSRAEIPVIVSRTAPSKLGIDLAEKSNMTLAGLTGKKSFTVFNDPGRIE from the coding sequence ATGCAGTGGAAATTCTCAAAAAGATTGGTTACACGCTGTAAGACGATCAGGTATGACGGCACATTCGCTGAAGAAGAATCCCTTATTATCAAAGAAATAAGGCACAATATTCATGTAAACGGAGAGTTTTTTGCATCTGTTATGCTTATTCCTGAACAGCAAAAGGAATTTACGTATGGGTTCCTTTTTACTTCCGGGATAATAAACAGTTCGGATGATGTGGTTAATTACAGGATGTGTGAAAATTATAACATATATGTTTATCTAAAAGATCCGAGACCGTTGGCCGGCAACTCCACGTGGACCATTACATCCGGCTGCGGCGGCGGCAAGGTGCTGGATAAAACATATGATGACATAAAAACAATTGATTCAGCATTTAAAATCAGTGCCGCCGATATTTTGAATCATTTCAAGGTTATGGAAAAAGAATCCGATTTGCACAGTGCAACCAGGTGTGTCCATAAGGCTTATTTTGCCGGTTCTGATGGTGACTGTTTTGCATCTGATGATATAGGCAGACACAATACTATAGATAAAGTTATAGGCGGTATTGTTTTAAAAGGCTTGTCAAGTGACGGTATCTTGATTTCGACGGGCAGATTAACTTCTGAAATGATACTGAAATGCAGCCGTGCAGAGATTCCGGTCATTGTTTCACGCACTGCGCCGTCCAAACTGGGGATTGATTTGGCAGAAAAGTCCAATATGACACTGGCCGGACTGACTGGTAAAAAAAGCTTCACTGTATTTAATGATCCGGGAAGGATTGAATGA
- the iorA gene encoding indolepyruvate ferredoxin oxidoreductase subunit alpha produces MTKRVLSGNAAIARGAYEAGIGVVSSYPGTPSSEITDNIKYYDEIYSEWATNEKVAMEVTIGSSLAGTRSMTCMKHVGLNVASDPLMTLSYTGVNAGLVVVVADDPNMFSSQNEQDSRHYARFAKIPMLEPADSSEAKYFVQKAVEISEKYSTPVLLRSVTRLSHSMSVVELGTRKETERKELEVNIPKWVMVPANARKRHYWVEERLKKIQNDLNSGLNDLIHEEINSTDIGIVSSGIAYQYVKEALPEASVLKLDMVYPLALDEIKKFAGKVKKLFVVEELDPFIENELKAHGINVENLDRSLMGELSVERLNDIFSEKRYVSRNYKPLYKDINDKLPQRPPNMCPGCSHRGIFHAINKLKLFAAGDIGCYTLGLLPPLSAMHSTICMGASVSMAHGIDKGSNGEYARKSVAVIGDSTFLHTGINGLINSFYNSGTSTVIILDNRITGMTGHQPNPATGISIKGSPAPQVNIEVLCRGMGISHVKVVDPFNVEECLNILKEETAREELSVIITNRPCIFADKSVISSPYYVLEDKCTGCKACVRLGCPAILWDSEKRLAFIDETLCTGCGLCPKVCKFEAIKKRGE; encoded by the coding sequence ATGACAAAACGTGTGCTAAGCGGCAATGCTGCAATAGCCAGAGGTGCTTATGAGGCAGGAATCGGCGTTGTAAGTTCTTACCCGGGAACACCAAGCAGCGAAATTACCGACAATATAAAATATTATGATGAAATATATTCCGAATGGGCTACAAATGAAAAAGTGGCCATGGAAGTTACCATCGGCTCAAGTCTGGCAGGAACACGGTCAATGACATGTATGAAGCATGTCGGGCTGAATGTGGCATCAGATCCTTTAATGACTTTAAGCTATACCGGGGTAAATGCAGGATTGGTTGTAGTTGTTGCAGATGATCCCAATATGTTCAGCTCTCAGAACGAGCAGGACAGCCGTCATTATGCAAGGTTTGCAAAAATACCTATGCTGGAGCCGGCTGACAGCAGCGAGGCCAAGTATTTTGTTCAAAAAGCGGTGGAAATATCTGAAAAATACTCCACTCCTGTTTTACTCAGATCGGTTACAAGACTTTCCCACAGCATGTCTGTTGTTGAACTCGGCACCAGAAAGGAAACTGAACGGAAAGAACTGGAAGTCAATATTCCGAAATGGGTCATGGTGCCGGCCAATGCGCGTAAAAGACATTATTGGGTGGAGGAGAGGCTTAAAAAAATTCAGAATGACCTGAATTCCGGTTTAAATGATTTGATACATGAGGAAATAAACAGTACTGATATTGGAATAGTATCCTCCGGAATTGCCTATCAATATGTTAAAGAGGCTTTACCGGAAGCTTCCGTTCTTAAGCTTGATATGGTTTATCCTCTTGCTTTAGATGAGATAAAGAAGTTTGCCGGGAAAGTGAAAAAACTTTTTGTGGTTGAAGAACTTGATCCATTTATAGAAAATGAGCTGAAGGCACACGGTATTAATGTGGAAAACTTGGATAGATCGCTTATGGGGGAGCTTTCGGTTGAACGGTTAAATGATATATTTTCTGAAAAAAGATATGTCAGCAGAAACTACAAACCGCTCTACAAAGATATCAATGACAAGCTTCCTCAACGTCCGCCGAATATGTGCCCCGGTTGTTCCCACCGGGGTATTTTTCATGCCATAAATAAACTGAAACTGTTTGCCGCCGGAGATATAGGGTGTTATACACTCGGTCTTCTGCCTCCATTGTCTGCTATGCACTCTACAATCTGTATGGGTGCCAGTGTATCGATGGCACACGGCATAGACAAAGGCTCCAATGGCGAATATGCCAGAAAATCTGTTGCGGTAATCGGCGATTCAACTTTTTTACATACAGGTATTAACGGACTTATAAATTCTTTTTACAATTCCGGCACGTCAACAGTAATTATTCTTGATAACAGAATAACAGGGATGACAGGACATCAGCCAAATCCTGCCACAGGTATTTCTATAAAAGGTTCTCCCGCTCCTCAGGTTAACATAGAGGTGTTGTGCAGAGGAATGGGAATCAGTCACGTGAAAGTGGTGGATCCTTTTAATGTTGAAGAATGCCTGAATATTCTTAAGGAAGAAACAGCCAGAGAGGAATTGAGTGTAATAATTACTAACAGACCGTGTATATTTGCAGATAAAAGTGTTATTTCAAGTCCTTACTACGTTCTTGAAGATAAGTGTACAGGATGCAAAGCATGTGTGAGACTGGGTTGTCCGGCTATTCTATGGGACAGCGAAAAAAGGCTTGCCTTCATAGATGAAACGCTGTGTACAGGATGCGGACTTTGTCCGAAAGTTTGCAAATTTGAAGCTATAAAAAAACGAGGCGAATAA
- a CDS encoding histidinol phosphate phosphatase domain-containing protein codes for MFEYDLHTHTIFSDGGLVPAEAARRAEAFGYKGIALTDHADLTNFRFILENQLRLKTKINSSNPNFNILVGVEFTHVQPDEIYELKNMAKENGADIIIVHGETIVEPVKTGTNRAAIEAGVDILAHPGLISEEDASMAAKNNVYLEITTRKGHSLTNGHVAKTALKTGANLVINNDFHEPGDAVTSDMAVNILRGCGLRDEEIRKTFANNKFIFNSKLEV; via the coding sequence ATGTTTGAATACGATTTACATACACATACAATATTTAGTGACGGCGGATTAGTTCCTGCAGAGGCGGCCAGGAGGGCCGAGGCTTTCGGTTATAAAGGGATTGCTTTAACTGACCATGCAGATTTGACTAATTTCAGATTTATACTCGAAAATCAGCTCAGACTAAAAACAAAAATAAACTCAAGTAATCCCAATTTCAACATACTTGTGGGTGTTGAATTCACACATGTACAACCGGATGAAATTTACGAACTGAAGAATATGGCAAAGGAAAATGGAGCCGATATAATAATTGTGCATGGCGAAACAATTGTTGAGCCTGTAAAAACCGGCACCAACAGAGCCGCTATTGAAGCCGGCGTGGATATCCTTGCTCATCCGGGACTGATTAGTGAGGAAGATGCTTCAATGGCTGCCAAAAATAATGTTTATCTTGAAATAACAACAAGGAAGGGGCACAGCCTTACCAACGGTCACGTAGCTAAAACTGCACTTAAAACAGGAGCAAATCTTGTTATCAATAATGATTTTCATGAGCCGGGAGATGCCGTAACCTCTGATATGGCAGTTAATATTTTAAGAGGATGCGGACTGAGGGATGAAGAAATAAGAAAAACTTTTGCAAACAATAAATTTATTTTCAATTCCAAACTGGAGGTTTAA